In Natronoarchaeum philippinense, a single window of DNA contains:
- a CDS encoding TrmB family transcriptional regulator, with protein MTAASQDRYAATAAVPEDLDSAEAKLVYLSLKTAGGASVDELRDNVGLNKLTLHSILRTLRERGTVREDDGIFSPAADAR; from the coding sequence ATGACAGCGGCCTCTCAAGACCGGTACGCGGCGACCGCCGCGGTCCCGGAGGACCTCGATTCGGCGGAGGCGAAGCTCGTGTATCTCAGTCTCAAAACAGCAGGCGGTGCGAGCGTCGACGAACTGCGCGATAACGTCGGGCTGAACAAACTCACGCTGCACAGTATTCTGCGAACGCTTCGAGAGCGAGGCACCGTCCGAGAGGACGACGGTATTTTCAGTCCGGCCGCCGACGCGCGGTGA
- a CDS encoding XapX domain-containing protein, giving the protein MDLTLTLLALLTGVLAGGLFSFLQIPIPAPPELPGLMGIVGIYLGYKIVRWSGIGFDLLRALGVQ; this is encoded by the coding sequence ATGGACCTAACGCTCACACTTTTGGCGCTGTTAACGGGCGTGCTTGCCGGGGGGCTGTTTAGTTTCCTCCAGATACCGATCCCCGCCCCACCGGAACTACCGGGACTGATGGGCATCGTCGGCATCTATCTCGGCTACAAAATCGTTCGATGGTCGGGAATCGGCTTCGACCTGCTCCGGGCGCTGGGCGTTCAGTAG